One window of the Nicotiana tabacum cultivar K326 chromosome 4, ASM71507v2, whole genome shotgun sequence genome contains the following:
- the LOC142179798 gene encoding uncharacterized protein LOC142179798: protein MTNDNDTSADATSSTPSRLIFHEYDYTLPCHPLYVHPSDVLGTSLVSSPFDGSCYGSWKRNVLVALSIRNKLDFINGTSQRPPEGFPLARQWQHCNDLVVSWLTNSMSKEISRSVEYSEFAKDIWIELEEKYGKADGARIFELKNELAHISQGSIDIASYFNKIKQL, encoded by the coding sequence ATGACAAACGATAATGACACCAGTGCTGATGCGACTTCTTCCACTCCCTCACGCCTAATTTTCCATGAATATGACTACACCCTTCCTTGTCACCCTCTATATGTTCATCCATCAGACGTGCTAGGAACTTCCTTAGTTTCCAGTCCTTTTGATGGAAGTTGCTATGGGAGTTGGAAACGTAATGTCCTAGTTGCTTTGTCTATTCGTAACAAGCTAGATTTCATTAATGGTACTTCTCAGAGACCTCCTGAAGGCTTTCCTCTAGCCAGACAGTGGCAACACTGCAATGACCTTGTGGTCTCTTGGCTGACTAATTCTATGTCCAAAGAAATATCTAGGAGTGTTGAATACTCTGAGTTTGCTAAGGATATTTGGATTGAGTTAGAAGAGAAGTATGGGAAAGCTGATGGTGCTAGGATCTTTGAGCTAAAGAATGAACTAGCTCATATTTCCCAAGGGTCCATAGACATAGCATCATATTTTAACAAAATTAAGCAACTATAG